The following proteins come from a genomic window of Gottfriedia acidiceleris:
- a CDS encoding DinB family protein: MRPRPLSIENPEHYRYVSLVPDGDIIEILSKQRTNTITLLSSVSEESARKAYEPGKWTLKEVIGHLTDSERVMTYRILAIARNESEPLPAMDQNQYVSAANFNKLSWEQLLAGLDTVRTNTLSLISTIDDAAWVRNGTVMNRPVSLGTIAYGIAGHELHHMKVISDKYL; encoded by the coding sequence GTGCGTCCACGACCATTATCGATTGAAAATCCAGAGCATTACAGGTATGTTAGTCTTGTGCCAGATGGAGATATTATAGAAATACTTAGTAAACAAAGAACTAATACCATTACCCTATTAAGCAGCGTTTCAGAGGAGTCAGCAAGGAAGGCGTACGAACCAGGGAAATGGACTTTAAAAGAAGTGATTGGGCATCTGACCGATTCGGAACGTGTGATGACGTATCGAATACTTGCCATTGCACGAAATGAAAGTGAACCACTCCCAGCAATGGATCAAAATCAATACGTTTCTGCAGCAAACTTCAACAAATTATCCTGGGAGCAGCTACTAGCTGGCTTAGACACGGTACGCACCAACACGTTAAGCCTTATTTCAACCATTGATGATGCAGCGTGGGTTCGAAATGGAACTGTAATGAACAGACCAGTTTCGTTAGGTACCATTGCATATGGCATTGCCGGGCACGAGTTACATCATATGAAAGTGATTAGTGATAAATACTTATAA
- a CDS encoding YncE family protein, whose amino-acid sequence MLRKLRIVLLIFSIFLTYFPPTQVTAATNVNQLSIGSSLTKWILDDPSNTLYSISSTDKKLFFINSSSLTIDKTLTLEGAPTDIIKSDGNLYVAIDSLKQIIVVDITKEVITQTLNTTSDPFQIVKDGDMIYYAENDQWCNIYAYNLKTNLDQKLPIKTLSEPALVINSDNHILYIGESGSTGSHLIYYSTTDNKVIGTSNYKNGYGFPFPSRIILFDGVNVYYAGRDFSPNDPNRFNGNFGNNDKVIYVNNNLVFTRTSIYNKDSHVKLGEYGYDSDLIASSQNSIFIYSQASGQIKKYDSDQINSSNIISLISGIANQPQDTALSKQINDKTSQLQIQSKLTKWVLDEPSQTLYGISNNDKSLLFINLQTLNLEKVFNFPCNPTDIIKDNGKLYVALDDANQIAVVDMASRTKVDTLYTISDPYKIAKDGDTIYYAESNQNVFAYNLQTNLDQKIQKMQFQPSLAINTDNHILYIGESGSDGSHLIYYSTKDNKVIGTSNYANGYWNPSRIILFDDVNVYYAGFAFSLSDPYVINGNYGNSENVICAKNDLVFTSKNFYNSISHVKLGQYGYIADLTELSQNALFIYNQSTGQINKYTVNENQISSSNISSIFSGKVSEDLNITLGTQVDQNTSMLHVQSKLTKWVLDEPSHTLYGISSDGKSLLFINSQTLNLEKVMTFDSPPTDIIKDNGKIYVALDGLNEIVVIDMASRLVLNTLYTMSDPFLLAKDGNMIYYTEKDQWCSIYAYNLQTNLDQKLPITAQYAPALAINSDNHILYIGESYSSGSHLIYYSTTDNKVIGTSNYKNGYGFPYPSRNILFDGINVYYAGFAFSSEDPNKMYNSEILIYAKQNFLFSSTSVYDEGSNTKLGDFKNKVDLIESNSNSLYTYNQAVGYVEKYSNNSGQLSKSNIGSIVSGIPHDIDNDNTKETATPLNFTTANDEFYQYVANGNGKFENEKDVDYFRITLDAPGMIETDISQLKDAGIVIDLFNNKGELLESLVTDRGNQVIPILDQGLPAGTYYIRLSIDNGTVTNAKYQMKVFYLKSNFVEKEANNTLKTANPITIGKEYIGFSDFDTEDYYKIVTKENGKLTVRGSYSPNVTLYYILINTKGEQVDGWKLDPKDTDETKNLFTVGVRAGTYYLVVSQDDDTYSNEYYETQVNFKADPFTELEHNETTGSATTVLLKRTYNGFISWKNDIDTFKVNVPANANVSFSLSQATSTSFKVEVVNNNNRLIKTFNTKTGKSPMISIGNLNLVKGTYFIKVKYLNGKSDEISYKLQLQPKIYWGKVEYKSGIVGKVVAVSTSKVYKLKSGKLIYVKSAPKGSEFAVYGNDKYGYKLGNGYYVKKDKTVKYYTVPSQIKSNYAAVNK is encoded by the coding sequence GTGCTGAGGAAATTAAGGATAGTCTTATTAATTTTTTCTATTTTTTTGACATATTTTCCGCCTACTCAAGTAACTGCTGCAACAAACGTAAATCAATTATCTATAGGCTCAAGTCTAACAAAGTGGATTCTAGATGACCCTTCAAATACACTCTACTCCATATCATCGACAGATAAGAAATTATTTTTTATCAACTCTTCATCATTGACTATTGATAAAACCTTGACCCTAGAAGGGGCTCCTACAGACATCATAAAAAGTGATGGCAATTTATATGTTGCAATAGATAGTTTAAAACAAATAATTGTTGTGGATATAACGAAGGAAGTCATAACTCAGACATTGAATACAACATCTGATCCATTTCAGATTGTAAAAGATGGAGATATGATTTACTATGCGGAGAACGATCAATGGTGTAATATATACGCTTATAATTTAAAAACAAATTTGGATCAAAAATTGCCAATTAAAACGCTATCTGAACCTGCTTTAGTAATCAATTCAGATAATCACATTTTGTATATTGGAGAATCGGGTTCAACTGGTTCACACTTGATATACTATAGCACAACGGATAATAAAGTTATTGGAACATCAAATTATAAGAATGGTTATGGATTTCCTTTTCCAAGTAGAATTATTCTTTTTGATGGGGTAAATGTGTATTACGCAGGACGTGACTTTAGTCCAAATGATCCCAATCGTTTTAATGGTAACTTTGGTAATAATGACAAAGTAATCTATGTAAACAATAATCTCGTATTCACTAGAACGAGTATTTACAATAAAGATTCACACGTGAAATTAGGAGAATATGGTTATGATTCAGACCTTATAGCCTCATCCCAGAACTCTATATTTATTTACAGCCAAGCTTCGGGACAAATTAAAAAATATGATTCAGATCAAATAAATAGCTCTAACATTATCTCGCTTATTTCTGGGATAGCGAATCAACCTCAAGATACCGCTCTAAGCAAACAAATAAACGATAAAACTAGTCAACTACAAATTCAATCAAAGTTGACTAAATGGGTGTTGGATGAGCCGTCACAAACATTGTATGGTATTTCAAATAATGATAAATCATTGTTATTTATTAATTTACAGACATTAAATTTAGAGAAGGTATTTAATTTTCCGTGCAATCCAACTGATATTATTAAAGACAATGGGAAGCTTTATGTTGCACTTGATGATGCAAATCAAATAGCTGTTGTAGATATGGCCAGTAGGACAAAAGTAGACACGTTATATACCATCAGCGACCCTTATAAGATCGCTAAGGACGGAGATACAATTTATTATGCGGAGAGCAATCAAAACGTTTTTGCCTATAATTTACAAACCAATCTAGATCAAAAAATACAGAAAATGCAGTTTCAACCCTCATTAGCAATTAATACAGACAATCACATTTTATATATTGGAGAATCGGGTTCAGATGGTTCACACTTGATTTACTATAGCACCAAGGATAATAAAGTTATTGGAACATCAAATTATGCCAATGGTTATTGGAATCCAAGTAGGATTATTCTTTTTGATGATGTAAATGTGTACTATGCAGGATTTGCCTTTAGCCTAAGTGATCCATATGTAATTAATGGAAATTACGGAAATTCAGAAAATGTAATTTGTGCAAAAAATGATCTCGTTTTCACTAGCAAAAATTTTTATAATTCAATTTCACATGTGAAATTGGGGCAATATGGTTACATTGCGGATCTTACGGAATTATCACAGAACGCATTATTCATATACAATCAATCGACTGGTCAAATTAATAAATATACTGTAAATGAAAATCAAATAAGCAGTTCTAACATTAGTTCAATTTTTTCTGGAAAAGTATCCGAAGATCTAAATATTACTCTAGGGACACAAGTCGATCAAAATACAAGTATGCTTCATGTTCAATCAAAACTTACAAAATGGGTATTAGATGAACCTTCACATACATTATATGGAATTTCATCTGATGGTAAATCATTATTATTCATTAACTCGCAGACTTTAAATCTAGAGAAAGTAATGACCTTTGATAGCCCGCCTACTGATATTATTAAAGACAATGGGAAGATTTATGTTGCATTAGATGGTTTAAACGAAATTGTTGTTATCGATATGGCTAGTAGGCTGGTTTTAAATACCTTATATACAATGTCTGACCCCTTTCTGTTAGCTAAGGACGGAAATATGATTTATTACACTGAAAAAGATCAATGGTGTAGTATATATGCTTATAATTTACAAACAAATTTGGATCAAAAATTGCCAATTACAGCACAATATGCACCTGCTTTAGCAATCAATTCAGATAATCACATTTTGTATATTGGGGAATCGTATTCAAGTGGTTCACACTTGATATACTATAGCACAACGGATAATAAAGTTATTGGAACATCAAATTATAAGAATGGTTATGGATTTCCTTATCCAAGTAGGAACATTCTTTTTGATGGAATAAACGTGTACTATGCAGGATTTGCTTTCAGTTCAGAAGATCCAAATAAAATGTATAATTCGGAAATTTTAATCTATGCAAAACAAAATTTCTTATTTTCTTCGACTAGTGTTTATGACGAAGGATCGAATACGAAACTAGGAGATTTTAAAAATAAAGTGGATCTAATAGAATCTAATAGTAACAGTTTATATACTTACAATCAGGCAGTAGGCTATGTTGAAAAATATTCGAATAACAGTGGGCAATTAAGCAAGTCTAATATAGGTTCTATTGTTTCAGGGATCCCACATGACATCGATAATGATAATACGAAGGAAACAGCTACACCACTTAATTTTACTACCGCTAATGATGAATTTTATCAATATGTAGCAAATGGAAATGGGAAATTTGAAAACGAAAAAGACGTTGATTATTTCCGTATTACTTTGGATGCTCCTGGAATGATTGAAACTGACATATCTCAATTAAAAGATGCTGGGATTGTGATTGATCTATTTAATAATAAGGGTGAGTTATTAGAGAGCTTAGTAACGGATCGTGGCAATCAAGTTATTCCTATTTTAGATCAAGGATTACCAGCGGGAACCTACTATATTAGACTATCAATTGATAATGGTACTGTTACAAACGCTAAATATCAAATGAAAGTTTTTTACCTTAAAAGTAATTTTGTAGAAAAAGAAGCAAATAATACACTGAAAACGGCTAACCCAATAACTATTGGAAAAGAATATATTGGTTTTTCTGATTTTGACACAGAAGATTATTATAAAATTGTAACTAAAGAAAATGGAAAATTAACTGTTCGAGGGAGCTACTCACCAAATGTAACTTTATACTATATACTTATAAATACTAAAGGCGAGCAAGTTGATGGATGGAAACTTGATCCAAAAGATACGGATGAAACTAAAAATTTGTTTACGGTAGGTGTGAGAGCAGGTACTTATTATTTAGTAGTAAGTCAGGATGATGACACGTATTCAAATGAATATTACGAAACTCAAGTTAATTTTAAGGCAGATCCATTCACTGAACTAGAACATAATGAAACAACAGGTTCTGCAACAACTGTTCTTCTTAAGCGAACTTATAATGGCTTTATTTCATGGAAAAATGATATTGATACATTTAAAGTAAATGTACCTGCAAATGCAAACGTTTCTTTCTCGTTATCGCAAGCTACATCTACTTCATTTAAGGTTGAGGTAGTAAATAATAATAATAGACTAATTAAAACGTTTAATACAAAAACAGGAAAAAGTCCAATGATTTCAATAGGAAATCTGAATCTTGTAAAAGGTACCTATTTTATTAAAGTTAAGTATTTAAATGGAAAATCTGATGAAATATCATATAAATTACAGCTTCAACCCAAAATTTATTGGGGAAAAGTTGAATACAAATCTGGGATCGTTGGTAAAGTAGTGGCAGTCAGTACTTCAAAAGTTTATAAACTAAAGTCAGGCAAACTAATCTACGTAAAGTCTGCTCCAAAAGGATCTGAATTTGCTGTTTACGGTAATGATAAATATGGATATAAGTTGGGTAATGGTTACTATGTGAAGAAAGACAAAACTGTAAAATACTACACAGTACCAAGTCAGATAAAGAGTAATTATGCTGCTGTAAATAAATAA